A region from the Desulfitobacterium dehalogenans ATCC 51507 genome encodes:
- a CDS encoding SPOR domain-containing protein — protein sequence MYKYNPWINKGIGLIGCAVIVWMTWFFGYTYVKLVTQPRGPDIPSPSPVDQNEFFLTLDTIEFWTCQTGVFNSESNALREKEELQQLGWDAQIISRDPFIVGVGFAYSKEEVLPIQELLKEGGVVSIPKSVTSPERAFRIRGTGAIQTAKVLEGVNTFLKTPYTDRESRLSEFENLMVLTPRALINLYEVSRLSIKAERTLPVDLRKMMSLNLYGEYLNTLEMLQK from the coding sequence ATGTATAAATATAATCCCTGGATTAATAAGGGAATAGGACTAATTGGTTGTGCTGTCATTGTATGGATGACCTGGTTTTTTGGGTATACTTATGTTAAGTTAGTCACACAACCCAGGGGTCCAGACATACCTTCCCCGAGTCCTGTGGATCAGAACGAGTTTTTTCTAACTTTGGACACAATAGAGTTTTGGACATGTCAAACGGGGGTATTTAACTCCGAAAGCAATGCTCTCAGGGAAAAGGAGGAATTGCAGCAATTAGGCTGGGATGCCCAAATTATCTCGAGAGATCCATTTATTGTCGGAGTAGGTTTTGCCTACTCTAAGGAGGAAGTGCTTCCTATTCAAGAATTGTTGAAAGAGGGTGGAGTTGTTTCTATTCCTAAATCAGTTACCAGCCCTGAACGTGCTTTTCGTATTCGTGGTACAGGAGCAATTCAGACGGCCAAGGTTCTTGAGGGAGTCAATACCTTTTTGAAGACACCTTATACTGACCGGGAAAGCAGGCTTTCAGAGTTTGAGAACCTTATGGTTTTGACACCTCGTGCTTTAATTAATCTATACGAGGTTTCAAGATTATCGATTAAGGCCGAAAGAACTTTACCGGTGGACCTGCGAAAAATGATGTCATTGAACCTCTATGGTGAGTATCTTAATACCTTAGAGATGCTTCAAAAATAA
- a CDS encoding inorganic phosphate transporter has translation MISSSALLIVVVFFALAFDYINGFHDTANAIATSVSTRALTPKRAIIIAAILNFVGALVSTGVAQTIAKDIVNPEFVTQEIVIAALIGAIFWNLATWYFGIPSSSSHAIIGGMIGAAVSKVGFGVLQVQGIMKIVAALLISPIFGIILGFIIMKTLYLIFGKVAPSKVNQGFRKMQVLSAGLLAFNHGSNDAQKSMGIITMALIASGLQDPSNLNPALWVKFACALAMALGTAAGGWKIIRTMGGKIFKLEPINGFAADLTSSIVIWTATAFPGLHLPVSTTHVVSGSIMGVGSAKRISAVRWGVAQQMLIAWVVTIPTAAITSFLCYKLITLVL, from the coding sequence ATGATTAGTTCCAGTGCGTTACTCATTGTTGTCGTATTTTTCGCGCTGGCTTTTGATTACATTAACGGTTTCCACGATACGGCTAACGCTATTGCGACAAGTGTGTCTACTCGTGCTCTCACTCCAAAAAGGGCAATAATAATTGCGGCAATACTCAATTTTGTTGGAGCATTAGTTAGTACAGGAGTAGCTCAGACCATTGCCAAAGATATTGTAAATCCTGAATTTGTTACTCAGGAAATTGTAATCGCAGCTCTCATAGGAGCGATATTTTGGAACTTAGCCACCTGGTATTTTGGAATCCCCAGCAGTTCCTCGCATGCTATTATCGGAGGAATGATTGGAGCCGCTGTATCTAAAGTAGGCTTCGGAGTGCTGCAGGTTCAAGGGATAATGAAGATAGTTGCAGCCTTATTGATTTCCCCCATTTTTGGTATTATTTTAGGTTTTATTATTATGAAAACTTTATATCTTATTTTCGGTAAGGTCGCACCTTCTAAAGTCAACCAGGGGTTTCGCAAGATGCAGGTGCTTTCTGCCGGGTTGCTGGCGTTTAATCATGGTTCCAATGACGCTCAAAAGTCCATGGGTATTATTACCATGGCCCTTATAGCGTCAGGTCTACAAGATCCATCCAATCTTAATCCGGCTTTATGGGTAAAATTTGCTTGTGCTTTGGCGATGGCTTTAGGTACTGCTGCAGGGGGATGGAAGATTATTCGGACCATGGGCGGAAAGATATTTAAGCTGGAGCCTATCAACGGATTTGCTGCAGACTTGACATCCTCTATTGTTATCTGGACTGCTACAGCCTTTCCGGGTTTGCATTTACCTGTGTCGACTACTCATGTTGTTTCCGGCTCAATCATGGGCGTAGGGAGTGCTAAGCGTATATCAGCCGTGCGTTGGGGAGTAGCCCAGCAAATGCTCATTGCCTGGGTGGTAACGATTCCTACAGCGGCTATAACCTCATTTTTGTGCTACAAACTTATAACATTAGTGCTATAG
- a CDS encoding DUF47 domain-containing protein, producing MFGLSSKEDKFYALFRESAEVACITTKKLEGLICQNSVSDAEAEMMHDLEHRADKITTEIVDRLNSTLITPLDREDIYTLAQNLDDIVDLSQGAVERMVLYHTKKPSIGAQEIVRTIVKATEQLKTAFCCLNSIHFKKSEILAATEEVYRLESVGDSLYRQEVARLFEQEKDAIEIIKWKEILEHLEDTLDQCEEIADLLKGVVLKYD from the coding sequence ATGTTTGGCTTATCTTCAAAAGAAGACAAATTTTACGCCTTGTTCAGGGAAAGTGCAGAAGTAGCCTGCATCACGACAAAAAAGCTTGAAGGGCTGATTTGTCAGAATTCTGTCTCTGATGCAGAGGCTGAAATGATGCATGATCTTGAGCATCGAGCGGACAAGATTACCACAGAGATTGTGGACCGTTTGAATTCGACCCTTATCACCCCATTGGATCGTGAAGATATCTATACCTTAGCCCAAAACCTTGACGATATCGTGGACTTAAGTCAAGGCGCAGTAGAGCGCATGGTTCTTTACCATACGAAAAAGCCCTCCATCGGAGCCCAGGAAATTGTTCGTACTATTGTTAAAGCCACAGAACAGCTGAAGACCGCTTTTTGCTGTTTGAACAGTATTCACTTTAAAAAGAGCGAAATTCTGGCGGCTACAGAAGAAGTTTATCGTCTTGAATCAGTAGGGGACAGCTTATATCGCCAAGAAGTGGCCCGGCTGTTTGAGCAAGAGAAGGACGCTATTGAGATCATTAAGTGGAAAGAAATCCTTGAACACTTAGAGGATACACTGGATCAGTGTGAGGAAATCGCAGACCTCCTCAAAGGAGTTGTATTGAAGTATGATTAG
- a CDS encoding bifunctional folylpolyglutamate synthase/dihydrofolate synthase → MGNKEMTEITEYELKGDQKEVSPLDLEYQEAKDYLVNLTKFGMNFGLGRIEELLKRVGNPEERLKVVHIGGTNGKGSTTMMIAEILEDAGYRVGVFTSPHLHDYRERITINGEMIPKGEVTRLVQTLRPHLEELVQKGVEHPTEFEVNTAMALMYFADQKVDLVLLEVGLGGAIDSTNVVKPLISVITNVGMDHMDYLGETYEEIARVKAGIIKAGAITVTAANRSEALKVIREKAQEVNSPLWVVGDDVRWEIRWSGELEQEFDLIGLRGAYKKLRLRLVGEHQVVNAATAVTVCELLKFECGMNLERRNIYEGLRTAVWPGRLELLSLKPKVLIDGAHNVDGANALAKALEVFQRRRLVLCLGMLGDKEREKVVDILVPLADEVIITKPNSPRSGNWEYLHELVKERGKPVLTIEEPRLAVEEAFQRLDKEDMLCVTGSLYMIAEARQALLDVLHKV, encoded by the coding sequence GTGGGGAATAAGGAGATGACCGAGATAACTGAATATGAATTAAAGGGAGACCAGAAAGAGGTGTCCCCCTTAGATCTTGAATACCAGGAAGCTAAGGATTATCTGGTTAACCTCACGAAATTTGGTATGAACTTTGGATTGGGCCGGATTGAGGAGCTGCTGAAACGTGTGGGTAATCCGGAAGAACGCCTCAAGGTCGTTCATATCGGAGGTACCAATGGAAAAGGATCTACCACCATGATGATAGCTGAGATCCTCGAAGATGCCGGATATCGGGTCGGGGTGTTTACATCTCCTCATCTTCATGATTATAGAGAACGGATAACTATTAATGGTGAGATGATTCCTAAAGGTGAAGTCACCCGCCTGGTTCAGACTCTTCGCCCTCATCTGGAAGAACTTGTGCAAAAGGGTGTGGAACATCCTACGGAGTTTGAAGTGAATACGGCTATGGCATTGATGTATTTTGCAGACCAAAAAGTGGACTTAGTTCTCTTAGAGGTCGGTTTAGGTGGCGCCATTGATTCTACGAATGTGGTCAAGCCCCTGATTTCTGTGATAACCAATGTGGGTATGGACCATATGGATTATCTGGGTGAAACCTATGAGGAAATTGCCCGTGTGAAGGCCGGAATTATCAAAGCGGGTGCTATTACCGTAACGGCGGCTAATCGTTCTGAGGCTTTGAAAGTCATTCGTGAGAAGGCACAAGAGGTAAACTCTCCCTTATGGGTGGTGGGCGATGATGTACGTTGGGAGATCCGCTGGAGCGGGGAATTGGAGCAAGAATTTGATTTGATTGGGCTCCGAGGAGCTTATAAGAAACTGCGTTTACGTCTTGTCGGAGAGCATCAAGTGGTCAATGCTGCTACTGCTGTTACAGTCTGTGAGCTTTTGAAGTTCGAATGTGGAATGAACCTAGAGCGAAGAAATATTTATGAGGGACTTCGTACAGCAGTTTGGCCTGGTCGCTTGGAGTTGCTTTCCCTGAAGCCGAAGGTACTTATTGATGGAGCACACAATGTGGATGGAGCTAATGCTTTGGCAAAGGCATTGGAAGTTTTTCAGCGCCGGCGCTTAGTTCTTTGCCTTGGGATGCTGGGAGATAAGGAGCGGGAAAAAGTTGTGGATATCCTCGTCCCTTTGGCAGATGAGGTAATCATTACCAAGCCCAATTCTCCGAGATCCGGAAATTGGGAGTATCTCCATGAGTTAGTCAAAGAAAGAGGGAAGCCTGTCCTGACCATTGAAGAGCCTCGTCTAGCAGTCGAAGAAGCTTTCCAGCGACTGGATAAAGAGGATATGTTATGTGTCACGGGATCCCTCTATATGATTGCGGAAGCAAGGCAGGCTTTACTGGATGTTTTGCACAAAGTATAG